One Perca flavescens isolate YP-PL-M2 chromosome 16, PFLA_1.0, whole genome shotgun sequence genomic window, gtttatttttacgttttattttgagggtcttttaaagttattacatgctgtctcagctagcggttagccaaactagctgttagctaaactaacgttagcttggctcaACCGGAACCGTGGAACAGATcatgcagtgtcgtaaatccccGTACAACAACGCATGTGcgaacattttgcgcatgtgcagaacggatcgcgCAGGCCGAACAGATCGTGTACCAACAGTTGGAGGGGGAGAGGAAGGCAGCATGAGAATGTGCCGGCCAGTAGTCATCTGGGGGGGCAGGGCTTCTGAAGGGGagggttgtatttgtttggcagttgagctcaaatatcaacaatctttgcgCAGCAttgcttactgcacctttaagttatAGATTTGAATGAGGCATTGAACTTAAAATGGAGGGGTGAAAGGAGGCCATCAAAGGCACTTCCCGCACCTGTAGTTCGGTAGACTCGGTGAAATTCAGGGCTGAAGTagcaaaatagttttttttatgtatttggttcgGTTTGCGTTTaaactgcactttgtcaaacacCTAGTCTGGAACGACGACGGTTCATTTACCGGATAGTTCTATCGCCGCCGGAAGTTCCACCGGATGTCTCtcactttccgctttctttgtgtctaCTTTAAACTCCGGTCACATCGAGCAACATTACTCGGAATCGCATTACATGCTAAAAatctcaagttttgaagaaaatttggattgtggattgtgcaacaaggcaggcctgcttggtttgTTCTGTGaaagattgtaaagatttacaaataatAGTTTCACAGCATTTACTCGCTatactgggacgttttgggaccgattggtgggattgctgtggacaaaatacacacagctaATATATAGctagatacactggtaagagccaatgaggtttaaccatgtatcagctaatttaaatagctcacgttactgtaatgtgtgaacagttaacttcatttaatattgtatgtgccGTTTTCTATTAAGGGGTGaaaatgtttcaccaaaacaagttccttcccaagactatttaGTAGAGCCACCAATGCTGGCTCTCCACCCTGTTGTCCAAATATGCAGCACTGGCCTTTGTGCCCTCAAACAATTAACACCAAAGGCCAAGTGGCCTTGTCCCTAACATAGTGCACATCGgcaacgttccacttctggaattgctccggtgccgccggaaattcgcccggatgtccgtcccattcctctgtctctctgttagcgttctaacctccagtggatttgtgaggactatggttaactgctcctcagatctctgcagggtaaatccagacagctagctagacgatctgtccaatcagagtttcccgttgcacgactaaaaccacttttgaacgtacatgtgccgaagacaattgtgattggtttaaagaaaggccaataaaccagagcatgtttttctcccatcctggaatgctgtgtggactggccagaccctcctccgcagcgctgtggaggaagaacATGATGAAACTCCAGGCCtgcactcacctgtgtgtgCAGGTAGCGCGGCGATTTGAGTTGCAGCTCCTCCTTGCCGACGGTGGGAACACAGCAACAAAACACCTGCCGGAAACCTGCTCTGAACCTGccgagaggaagacagagattTCATAACCGGATGGATTAAACGGGCAGGATTACAGACCCAAATACAGATTACCTACCACatgaccgagagagagagagagagagagagaagcacacCAACAGCCACACATTTTCCGAGCGGACGACCTACCTGCTGTTGAGGCAGTAGTAGATGATGGGGTTGTACATGGTGGAGCTCATGGCCAGCCACATGACGGCCAGATACACCTGCTGGATGTAGCGCTGCTCGAATAAATCGGGGAAGAACTGGTGCAGTAAGAAGTAGATGTGATACGGCAGCCAGCAGCCGGCGAACGTACACACAACCACGATCATCATCTTCACCACCTGCCACAGAAACCCACAGGGTGTACGGCAGGTTTAAATTcatctttttattgttttcatgCGGGGGATTTAAAAACCATTCAATTAAATGATAGTGTTTGATAGGAAgacacaaggtgtgtgtgtgtgtgtgtgtgtgtggggggcttgttttactatattcgtgtgGTCCAGAAACCAGGGgatccagtatacttgtggggtctgcacagccttgtggggccCAAAATGCTtggaccccacaaggttaaaatgctgtttgagggttaagacttggttgtatgATTAGGGTttgaattaggttatggttagggtaagggttaaggttaggcatttggttgtgatggttaaggttaggggctagggaatgcattatgtcaatgatgggtccccacaaagatagtgaaacaggcattgtgtgtgtgtgtgtgtgtgtgtgtgtgtgtgtgtgtgtgtgtgtgtgtgtgtgtgtgtgtgtgtgtgtgtgtgtgtttcaccttGCGTTTGGCAGTCAGCTGGCTTTTGTAGTGTTCAGAGGAGTCTCCGGGGATCTCACTCGCCCAGAGGGTGACGCCCACGATCGTGTACGCACATCCCATAATGCAAAGGGGCAGGAAGTAGATCagcagtgtcacacacacatagtatcTGTGACatgagaggatgaggaggaacaAAAATATGATTAATGTGTTGTGATTTGAACTAGGAAGAACTGCTGTCATTTATCAGACCCATCCATCCAGTATTTCAGAACTGCTGGTGCACAGTGTGTTGAGTACTGTTTCAAGgcttatgaaaataaatattccactaatattgtcgtttacatgcagctgtgcaaaacaggattttttttttttgagttttccACTGGTGGTGGACTTGTTCAACCGTGCAAACACATCTTTGCTGTTTGATTCCTTCAAACACCTTCTTAAAGGCTGGCATAGCAATGGTTGTTTATAATTTCTAATCTCCAGCCCAAATACAAATCCGGACCACTAAATTAAAGCTTCCTTAATTTGCAGAGAGGTTGAGAAGGCGTGTGTGTGAGACGAGGCAGCCATGgacgataataataataattcattttgTCATTATTATATTTGCAAATGTGACAAACAACAGCTCATATGGTACAGCTTACAGAAGACAGATAAGATGAGAAGGTTAGATAGTGAAGTAACATTTCAGTCAAGGCATAAGTTTTCCTGGTCACAAGGAATGTGAAAAATTTACAAGCTGAGCAGACAAAAAGTACAGTAGTattagttaaataaaacaatcaaacaaaatatcagtaaattaaataaaaaatttggCAAAAAGATCCGGTTACAAGCTCATAATCAGGCTGCTAGTTAGAAGTCAGGTGGGCCATGAAGTGATCCCAGATCCCCAGTCAGTCCTTTTTTGtcattgttgcgggcaaaagtccttgattatgcagcccgttttcttaaaaaaagcgatggaatatgcgggatatttatgcaattttatgcgatgaaatttcGCGTAATtgcgtcacttcataacgttcccatggtaacaggggaaaatggctgctctcgtgtgaagtaaacgcaacatttttcaactttctgctaagatatataatgggacttttttgcaacgaaaatgcggggattatgaaatcatgcaagccccgcatattttgcgtggaaatcagcaatttatgcagcgaaagtgctgcgtatttgaaaaaatgcggggGCCCtcccccccgcataaatatgcagactttggctgattatgcactgaattatgtgatcgcataatcacgtttttctggagggactgcccaGTGTCCCAGGGTCTTGGCCCCTTATCCTAGCCTAGCATAACTTCATATGATGCTGTCTCACTCCTGAGGAGTTTCCACTCCTATATTGTTGGGTTTATGGCTGATTTCCAGTGTCTCAAATATATAATTCTGGCAGCAGAGGCTATCCCAACCATCAGAACTGAATATGCGCTTTTTGTCAGGGTCAGCTTTTCGGTTTTATCTCCCAAAAGGCATTGTCTTGGAGATACTGGCATGGTTAATCCTGCCCATGTCCCTATGAATTCCTGTATGTTATGCCAAAATGGTTTGACCATAGAAAATTCCCAAATGAGATGCAAAAAAGGTGCCCATCTCTGTTTTACATTTCCAACATGTGTTGGTACTTACTGTCCTACTTTGAAAAGCCTATTTTGGTTGTTTAGTGGGACCGGTGCAACTGAATACATTTCCCCCTATCTTCCTTGATATATTTACCATTATTAGCCATAATCTGTTTCCATGTATCCATGTCAATTTTACAATCAAGGTCTAATAATAATTCCTTTTGAAAGCAAATTCATCAAAtgccctttttctctcttttagctcCGCGGATAATTTCCAGGATAAATTGAGGACGATTCCTCACAGTCGTATTCATCACCTGAACGTGAGTCATTTCAGCTGCGGgggtctattttttttttatttattgaatgaCTCCCTCAGAAGAATGCTGATTGTGCAGCTTCATCCAGCCCTGAAGCTGCAGGTATCCTGTCCAGTGTGAGATGACAACACATCAAACCGTATTACCCACAGAGATGTGTTGGAGCCGCAGGATATATATGGTGAGAAGAGAATAATACTGGATATCAAATATTTGATATACCAGCTGCCCaaaatcattttctttttaaggaTTTGGTCCtttaaagcagtggttctcaaactttttttcaataatttacCCCCTGGGAAATATTCTCTGAGCCAAGGACCCCCCAAAGCATTTTTTTGGCTATATAAAGAGGTACATTACAGCGCAGCACCACCACTGtctgatttactaaacaacaactTTGTAAATGAAAGACACTCAAATGCtacttcaaatgtttaaaatccATGACTAAATTAATGTATTAAATAGTATAATTTTTCATGGAATTATGAAGGactgatattttttaaattaacatattaaaaaaatataataatctcACGTACACCCTGCAGTACTCCCCTACGGTCACACGTACcaccatttgagaaacactgctttaaagggtaacttcgtttttttttttacctgcacccttttttcctgtttttgtgtctaagttaCTGacgggaacaacaatctttgaaattaatgtccactaaaagttctatTTTTGCCGCTGATAAGGCTCAggttattctaagtgtctgacaacattatggaaaggatccctacagagatagaccttttagttaaaaagtaagatccttttagttaaacatgaaacagccccgaaattgCCCatcaaacccaccagactccatttaaatcacacgtgtcaaactcaaggcccacgggCAAAATCCGGCccctctccattagtgcatgaaTAGGttctgagcgtgtgtgtgtgtgtgtgtgtatttcaggcctgtgtgcagtgatttctaacaaacagagtgtaaattgtaattccCCCCACTttataatgtataataaaaagtatacattataaaattataaatgATAAATGTTGAAAGTAAACCTAAGCCCTTGTACTCACatcttcctgaagtccacaggGGTGTATTCCGGCCAGTCTATGTAGCAGACGGTGCGTCCCGGCAGCAGCGCGGTGGATGAGAAGTAGTACTGAGGGAAGGCTAGAAGCAGAGCCAGCATCCAGATCACAGCGATCACAACATAGGTCTCGGTGGAAGTCAGCCTCTGCTGCAGCGGGCGGATGATCGCCATGTatctgacagacacagaaatattctgttaaagtgctcatattatgctttttggcttttcccctttcctttattgtgctatgtatctttttttgtgcatgttataggtttaaaaagtgaaaaggcccaaagtccccccccccaaagggacttaccatctccaccagaaaacactgttcaccaactgctccaaacagctctattgtagtccagcctttacttcagagaccaacgtggtcactttggaacacacattataatgctcacctagctgctagcgtagcacaccctcatactctgcttctgactggctagtagtccttacctaggtaccgTCGGggctcgccctcatactctgcttctgactggctagtagtccttacctaggtaccgTCGGggctcgccctcatactctgcttctgactggctagtagtccttacctaggtaccgtcagggcacgccctcatactctgcttctgactggctagtagtccttacctaggtactgtcagggcacgccctcatactctgcttcttctgggctaatcagaaaaaaaataagtttactGTGTGGAATTACTCAACTAATGCTGTTGTGTTTCCACTGCGAGGTACCGCTCTGctccaggggcgattctaggatcagacctttaggggggcccagcccctaatgagaatgtgacacggatacagtgccttgcaattTTATGTTGCGTCACAACCCCCGCGAAATGATTCGTTTTCCTATCAGAGTTTGATCCATTCGGTCTGATAACATTTGACAGGAAGTGGCTGGCTCGGCCAGCAAATGTCTTTAGTGCGCCTTCTCTATGGGCCGCACAGTAAGGAAGCAGCCACGATCATTCGGGGAAATGTTTGGCTCCATGATGTGGCTTCGTGCTCCTCTGAGAAACTCTCAGAGCAATGAGCGGGGCTCCGCCTCGAACGCTGTATCCAGcctcttgttttcatttttttcccccttgttCATAACGTCGCAGAAAGCAATGCAAGTGAGAAACTGTGAGGAAACTTTGATATTAAATAACATTTCCTCTATATTGCAGCAGTGTAAAAGATCCTCTATACTTCGCCTCAAGGTACGCGCTCTCATTTTGATTCCAGTCCTGGGGTGGAGGGTCAAAGATTTCTGGGCTGCGTGGGATTTAAGATCTTTAGAATGGCTCTTATATACACATTTATCTGAAGACGTACAGtgccataacacacacacacacacacacacacctgtccagAGCGATGGCCGTCATGGAGTAAATGCTGGCGAATATGGCTGCGATGGGGAAGAAGTTGTGGAAGCGGCAGTAAACCAAACCAAAGTACCAGTCGTTGTGAACGCCGTAGGTAAAGTTGATCACCGTGTTGAACGCTGACATGGCCGCCTCGGCGAACGCCAGGTTCACCTGCAGGAGAGCAGAGAGTTTAACGATGCTTGGTTTTCTCCCTTACAAagacattaaagtgctcatattatgctcattttcaggttcataattgtatttgttgggagtcgcacatgcacagtgcctaagtactctgcttctgactggctagtagtccttacctagctactgtcagggcacgccctcatactctgcttctgactggctagtagtccttacctagctaatgtcagggcacgccctcatactctgtttctgactggctagtagtccttacctaggtactgtcagggcacgccctcatactctgcttctgactggctagtagtccttacctagctactacacatatgcgactcccaacaaagatggaacagaagtgagatgtctcactctgtagctaaaacagagagctcaacacacagggtgaaaagaggagctgcagcaacgtgcagcacaacaaaaatatggtgttttttgaaaattaaactatgtaaacctattctgatataacctctaaatacaattatgaacactTGAATGCACTTAACTGACCCTGCATTTATTTGGTGTACCAATAACTAGAAAATGTCTTTAATGATAGAGTGGTTCAGTTATTATCCTCTCTGGGTTGAGAGTCAGGGACGCAGCTGGTTTCAGCTGGAGGAGCAGAAATCTTCATTTCACAAAAGTACTTTTGCTTTCAGTCAGGAGTTTGCAGATAATAAAATGTTTCAATCCATTTTAGTGGGGGGACACAAATTAAAGCTCAGTCTTCTAAAGCTCCCAAAAGCAACACTAAGAGTTCCAAAATAAGATCATCAAACAAAACCTGACATCTGGGTAAATTCCACTTTTTGACAAAATGCATTATACAAAGAATCAGGTAAACCTCAATAGCACATACACATCAAGTgtaatttttaaaaacacaaaataatacaaacaataataaaaaaaatttcatttatttttattgaatgaataacatattcattcaataaaaataaatgaaaataagtgCATGTAGACATATAAATTCGCAAAGTGACTTTGAGAAGAGATTTTAGTTCTATGAGGAAAGGTACAAAGTTAGGAAATTAATTAGAAAATGTCTGCTTGTGAATATAAAATTTGGCATATAGAATGATGAAATGGATTAGATAACTCACGAGCACCATTTcctgaatttattttattttttattttattttattggtttatttgatagggaccgtgcatatttatgaacattgttgtataaaaaaacaccatgtaaatatgccagaattagtaaaaataactacttttcatctgcagtccctaggcaGGGGACACAAGACTAACATAGAGACAGCCAGCAGGCATACAGCACTCATTCACTATACATTAAAAAGGTACACATAATGGTGACATATACATAAACTAAACTACATGATGACAAAGACATTATTCATCCACCTCTATACTGCATTCAGTTAAACAGTGAAGGTGTATGGATGATGAAATGATCATAGAAACAGATGAAACCTTTGTAGACAAAGTTAGTGGGTTCACAAAAATAAAGTAAGACTCCAAATCTGTCCTAAACCCTTTGgacatgttttcttttaacagTTAATGCTCACCAGAAAGTAGTTGGTGACGGTCCTCATGCGTTTGTGCGCCAGAATGATCCAGATGACCACCGTGTTACCGAGCACCGACGCTGCGACGATGCTGCAGTAAGCCACGGCCCAGAGAGTGATCTGCCACGCCGGCTGGACGAACTGGTTGAAGCCGTCGCTGCCGCTGCCGTTGACGGAGACGTTTGTCCCGGTGGTGGCGTTAAAATCCGTCGCGTTGTAGAGAGAGTccatgtttctgtttcttttggCTGAGTTGGATGTTAAAAATAGATTAGCGTCCTCTCTCACCGGAATATGATTCCTCTTTAGGGAGGTAAAGCAGCAATGCTTGGGGTGAAAATCTagaaaagttaaaaaagaaaaaagcgcaCAACTAAATCCTCACATTGGAGCGGTCTTTAAGCACCGTGAAGCCGCGCGCTCCGGAGGACATCACCGTGCCAAAACGCACGACGCAGCTCGCCAGCGAACCGTTGACATTcagcaggggcgattctaggatcagacctttaggggggctcggCCCCTAATTAGAACGTGACCTGGATAAGATGCAATTTCAGTGACATTCAGGCTGTTTAACCAGGGATGTGCACGGACAATTAGTTGGAAATGGGCTcacgccctacacgttattgtaggtcCAGTTAAATATGCAActctattttagttttttacttttagttttagtagggggtccctgctctgtgtctctttcagttaagaggtccttggcttaaaaatagtttaagacccctggtctagagGGGGGATAGTGCAGGTGCTCTAGCCCCTCCTCTGATGTCTATGTGTGCACGTGCCTGTGTTTAGCTTCCCCCAACCCCCTCTGTCCCTTCCCCCCTCACACACAGTGATTACTCATGTCTGTGGCCAATGTATCAGCTATTGGAAATCACTCCGAATGACCCTGAAACAAGACACATAATGTATCTGGAATAAATGCTCTCAGCAGCAGGATTAGTCCTGAATCGCTCTGTGTCAATCTGATGATGTTGGCTCAGGCCTTTATTAATGTGATGACTTTCTTTGTTTCTATTTGTGGCGTATAACAGTAGCCTGCATAATGGCAAGAATAAATGATGAATGAGACATTATAAGAGGCTAAATTATATGAATTATATCCGATAGGGTATATCCGATAGGATATAATTCAGGGTGGGAAAGGGGTTAATCTGCTCTACCTGCACACATACTTTCAGAAAAGAAAGTTGTTTTCAGTTCATTCAGTAACAACtgaatgtgttttaaagtgctcatattctgctcattttcaggttcataattgtatttagaggttatatcagaataggtttacatgatttaattttcaaaaaaacaccatatttttgttgttctgcacattgctgcagctcctcttttcaccctgtgtgttgagctctctgttttagctacagagtgagacatctcacttctgttccatctttgttgggagtcgcatatgctcagtagctaggtaaggactactagccagtcagaagcagagtatgagggcgttccctgacagtacctaggtaaggactactagccagtcagaagcagagtatgagggtgtgccctgacagtacctaggtaaggactactagccagtcagaagcagagtatgagggcgtgccctgacagtacctaggtaaggactactagccagtcagaagcagagtatgagggcgtgccctgacagtacctaggtaaggactactagccagtcagaagcagagtatgagggtgtaccatgctagcagctagccgagcattataacgtgtgttccaaagtgaccacgttggtctctgaagtaaaggctggactacaatagagctgtttggagcagttggtgaacagtgttttctgttggagatggtaagtccctttgggggggactttgggctttttcactttgtaaacctataacatgcacaaaaaaagatacataaaggaaagggaaacagccaaaaagcataatatgagcactttaagtgtcCTACTTCGCCAATAAAGGTGTCCCAGTATCGCGCCTGAAAAATGTGgtgttggctcagtgggtgTTAAATGTACTAGGGCTCTTACGCCATTTAGAATAGTTTGGAAAGCTAAGACATTTGGATCATAATTAGAAATGATGCAGAAGGTAAATTCAAAATCAAAAAGTGTCCCACTTTACCACTATTCACCCAAGGCCAGAGATCATCAACAGGCGGTCTGGGACCCCCTGGGAGGTCCTTAGAGTTACTACTGTCTTACTGgcctatacagtatgtaatgtactcactaaggtagccatccacagatagttcatcctaaagattcactgtgccacatgtatgtgtaacattaaaagatgatttataaaatcttgccaacaattattatgtTAATCCTCCTGGTGTcttcaaaaagtttctaaatCAGAAATGTAGGTTTCCtttaaccaaattgtcaaaaattgTCCTTTTTATAACCGATTCACGATGCATAGGTACATCCCTCGAACACATAGGCCAACATAAATGTTGTACACAAATTTCCCACCATCACCCTGTCAGTTTGGAAATTGGGTCGTGGTCTCGATCGTGTTCATTGATTTCAGGCTTTAACATTTGATGCATTCCGGGCAAATGAGGTCCATTTAAACATCCCGATCCAAACGGTGACACTCTGCTCGTCTGGCTGTAAATCACGGGCTCAATGACTCCCAAGGTCACTAGATCACGGCCTGTCTGGCTAAATTGCACGTCAGCTCACCAAAGTAATGGAAATCTGATACGTGGCACTGCAAATGAATTGTATTCAGTCAGCGGCTGAATTGAACATACgggactttcaagccagggagcaGAGTTCACTTTCTGGGAAAAACTAaagcctttcacccaggaaatgtgcGTTCCTTAGgtgtgttttaatccaaaccatgatctttttcctaatcttaactggtcgttttggtgcctaatcttaaaggtgccctgccatacaaaaccgtttttacttgcattttttttaaatctgtcaggtccatatgtgtttgtgttatgtggtgaatgtgaaaatgaactgctacctcctctgtcagctctagccactgaacagaaataaacagagaaatcagaccaatcacaaaagctggtcagtctgacatcatactgcctgagctcattactattcatgagctcaccCAGTTGGGGTgaggtaaaggattctgacagccaggctctcattggctagctgttagccaatcagattcaaacagcttagctcgttgaatattaatgagaactggcagaaatcgagctaaGTCTTCCTGCACGCTTTCTATAccgcgctagaatggcttgaaacaaggtaaccaaggcattttttccacaatgagagtccatggtagaacttcagacattaccacaaagtcatgaaatacgtgtggcagggcacctttaactttCGTTGCGGCAAAACgctcatattttgtggactaaatttaaccgCAATGTTGGCCAAAACAagcggcagctcgcggtgctgtGTACCCGGATCAAATTAACCTATTTTCGGGTTACTGAACCACAGACTACCGCTGATacaacggaggtctgtagccggcATCACGAAGCTCtatagcggcttaaacaactagcaactgccgctctgtgtcatggagctcgtagccaGCCGGCGGTgtcctaatttcgtaggatatcataggTTTTGGTGTGCATGCATTTCCGTACGATGTCATACGGACCAGTTCATGAGaatgagttgcatattaatatCTATTTTCCAGGTAACTACTCAGCCAATGGTGTGCTACTCTACCTAATATTATATTTTTCCAGTGTCGGCATTAATAACAGTTTATCGTCAACTGTGTCAAATGCTATTTTTAGATCTTTAGGTTTTAActacgatcttttcctaaacctaaccaacagctttaataataataataataataataataataataataacttggaCTTAGATAGCGCCTTTCATGGTACCCCAGGTTACTTAACTTAGTGAAAGAAATGTTTTGAGGTGCTTTTTGAACACGAGCAGGGATGGGACAGAGCGGACGTGGAGTGGTAGACTGTTCCAGAGTGTGGGAGCACTGGCAGAGAAAGCCCTGAACCCAAAAGTCCACAACCTGGTGCGGGGGGGT contains:
- the tacr1b gene encoding tachykinin receptor 1b, whose amino-acid sequence is MDSLYNATDFNATTGTNVSVNGSGSDGFNQFVQPAWQITLWAVAYCSIVAASVLGNTVVIWIILAHKRMRTVTNYFLVNLAFAEAAMSAFNTVINFTYGVHNDWYFGLVYCRFHNFFPIAAIFASIYSMTAIALDRYMAIIRPLQQRLTSTETYVVIAVIWMLALLLAFPQYYFSSTALLPGRTVCYIDWPEYTPVDFRKIYYVCVTLLIYFLPLCIMGCAYTIVGVTLWASEIPGDSSEHYKSQLTAKRKVVKMMIVVVCTFAGCWLPYHIYFLLHQFFPDLFEQRYIQQVYLAVMWLAMSSTMYNPIIYYCLNSR